A portion of the Falco naumanni isolate bFalNau1 chromosome 9, bFalNau1.pat, whole genome shotgun sequence genome contains these proteins:
- the BUB3 gene encoding mitotic checkpoint protein BUB3 isoform X1, whose amino-acid sequence MKTMTGSNEFKLNQTPDDGISSVKFSPNTSQFLLVSSWDTTVRLYDVPANTMRLKYQHSGAVLDCAFYDPTHAWSGGLDQQLKMHDLNTDQENLVGAHDAPIRCVEYCPEVNVMVTGSWDQTVKLWDPRTPCNAGTFSQPEKVYTLSVSGDRLIVGTAGRRVLVWDLRNMGYVQQRRESSLKYQTRCIRAFPNKQGYVLSSIEGRVAVEYLDPSPEIQKKKYAFKCHRLKENNIEQIYPVNAISFHNVHNTFATGGSDGFVNIWDPFNKKRLCQFHRYPTSIASLAFSNDGTTLAIASSYMYEMDDIEHPEDGIYIRQVTDAETKPKST is encoded by the exons ATGAAGACG ATGACGGGATCAAATGAATTCAAACTAAATCAAACTCCAGATGATGGTATTTCATCGGTAAAGTTTAGTCCAAATACATCTCAATTTCTGCTTGTTTCATCTTGGGACACAACTGTCCGGCTCTATGATGTTCCTGCTAACACAATGAGACTCAAATATCAACATTCAGGAGCTGTCCTTGACTGTGCTTTTTAT GATCCTACCCATGCCTGGAGTGGGGGATTAGATCAGCAATTGAAAATGCATGATTTAAACACAGACCAAG AAAACCTTGTTGGTGCCCATGATGCTCCTATCAGGTGTGTTGAGTATTGCCCAGAAGTGAATGTCATGGTGACTGGAAGCTGGGATCAAACAGTTAAACTGTGGGATCCCAGAACTCCTTGTAATGCAGGAACCTTCTCTCAACCTGAAAAG GTGTACACGCTTTCTGTGTCTGGAGATAGACTAATCGTGGGGACGGCAGGTCGGAGAGTGTTGGTGTGGGATTTGCGGAATATGGGTTATGTTCAGCAACGAAGAGAATCAAGTCTGAAATACCAAACCCGCTGTATCAGAGCATTTCCAAATAAACAG GGTTATGTTTTAAGTTCTATTGAAGGTCGTGTTGCAGTAGAGTATTTGGATCCCAGTCCAGAaatccagaagaagaaatacgCATTCAAATGTCACCGtttgaaggaaaacaacattGAGCAGATTTATCCAGTTAATGCTATTTCTTTCCATAATGTCCACAACACATTTGCTACAG gagGTTCCGATGGATTTGTGAATATTTGGGATCCATTTAATAAAAAGCGGCTCTGTCAGTTCCACCGGTATCCCACAAGCATAGCATCACTTGCCTTCAGCAATGATGGAACTACCCTTGCAATAGCTTCTTCATATATGTATGAAATGGATGACATTGAACATCCTGAAGATGGTATCTATATTCGCCAAGTGACAgatgcagaaacaaaacctaa GTCTACTTAG
- the BUB3 gene encoding mitotic checkpoint protein BUB3 isoform X2 produces the protein MKTMTGSNEFKLNQTPDDGISSVKFSPNTSQFLLVSSWDTTVRLYDVPANTMRLKYQHSGAVLDCAFYDPTHAWSGGLDQQLKMHDLNTDQENLVGAHDAPIRCVEYCPEVNVMVTGSWDQTVKLWDPRTPCNAGTFSQPEKVYTLSVSGDRLIVGTAGRRVLVWDLRNMGYVQQRRESSLKYQTRCIRAFPNKQGYVLSSIEGRVAVEYLDPSPEIQKKKYAFKCHRLKENNIEQIYPVNAISFHNVHNTFATGGSDGFVNIWDPFNKKRLCQFHRYPTSIASLAFSNDGTTLAIASSYMYEMDDIEHPEDGIYIRQVTDAETKPK, from the exons ATGAAGACG ATGACGGGATCAAATGAATTCAAACTAAATCAAACTCCAGATGATGGTATTTCATCGGTAAAGTTTAGTCCAAATACATCTCAATTTCTGCTTGTTTCATCTTGGGACACAACTGTCCGGCTCTATGATGTTCCTGCTAACACAATGAGACTCAAATATCAACATTCAGGAGCTGTCCTTGACTGTGCTTTTTAT GATCCTACCCATGCCTGGAGTGGGGGATTAGATCAGCAATTGAAAATGCATGATTTAAACACAGACCAAG AAAACCTTGTTGGTGCCCATGATGCTCCTATCAGGTGTGTTGAGTATTGCCCAGAAGTGAATGTCATGGTGACTGGAAGCTGGGATCAAACAGTTAAACTGTGGGATCCCAGAACTCCTTGTAATGCAGGAACCTTCTCTCAACCTGAAAAG GTGTACACGCTTTCTGTGTCTGGAGATAGACTAATCGTGGGGACGGCAGGTCGGAGAGTGTTGGTGTGGGATTTGCGGAATATGGGTTATGTTCAGCAACGAAGAGAATCAAGTCTGAAATACCAAACCCGCTGTATCAGAGCATTTCCAAATAAACAG GGTTATGTTTTAAGTTCTATTGAAGGTCGTGTTGCAGTAGAGTATTTGGATCCCAGTCCAGAaatccagaagaagaaatacgCATTCAAATGTCACCGtttgaaggaaaacaacattGAGCAGATTTATCCAGTTAATGCTATTTCTTTCCATAATGTCCACAACACATTTGCTACAG gagGTTCCGATGGATTTGTGAATATTTGGGATCCATTTAATAAAAAGCGGCTCTGTCAGTTCCACCGGTATCCCACAAGCATAGCATCACTTGCCTTCAGCAATGATGGAACTACCCTTGCAATAGCTTCTTCATATATGTATGAAATGGATGACATTGAACATCCTGAAGATGGTATCTATATTCGCCAAGTGACAgatgcagaaacaaaacctaagTGA